GAGCGGGACCGGAGAAGACCTTCCTGCTGAACACCGCGACGGAGATGCGGGAGAAGATCATCGTCCTTTTCCAAGCCCCTTCGAAGGCGGAGTGGAACCGCCGGGAGGGGCCCTCCACCGTCATCACGGCGGACCTGATGGGGCCGTCCGTCGAGATCCCGGTAGCGGATGTTTCCGCTTTCAAGGCAGGCGGCTGGGCGGTCATCCGCAACATCCCGACCAAGGAATGGGTGATGGACCACGGCGAGACCGACTGGCTGGGGGAGGAGAACAAGATCGGTTCGATCCAGTACCACCGCCGCATCGTGAAGGTGGATGCGGAGCGCAAGGTGCTCACCATCGACGTGCCCACCCGCTACGCGCTGAAGGTGCGCGACAAGCCGCAGGTTTATCCTAAGTCCGGCATGCTGGAACAGGTGGGACTGGAAGGCCTATCCATCGGCAACGTGCAGCACCCGGGAAAGGATGGCTGGAAGAACCTCGACTTCGCCGCACCGGAAGGCGACTACACCCGGCGGCTGGCGGAAAGCCGCGGCCTGCCGGAAGACTTCGCCACCACGAAGAAGAGCGCCTTTGACGTGCATGCCTCCTACGCGGTGACCATGACCAACGTGCTGGATGGCTGGATCCGTGATGTAAATTCCTTTTGCGCGGAGGGCAACACCACCGGCTGCCACCTGCTCTCCAACGGCATCCGCATGAAGGAATCCCGCAACGTGACGGTGGAGCGGTGCCATTTCCAACACCCGCAGTACGGCGGGGGTGGTGGCAACGGCTACATGTTCCGGATGGACAGCAGCAACGAGTGCCTCATCCGTGAGTGCCGCGCGGAGGCGTCACGCCATGGGTTCTCCATCTCCGGCATGGGATCGTCCGGCAACGTGATCCACCGTTGCCTGGACAAGGACACCGCCCGCCAGACCGGGTCCACCGGATCCGAAGTGACCGAGGGCCGCTCAAGCGACCACCACCAGTGGTTCAGCCACTCGAACCTCATCGACCACTGCACGGCGGACAACAGTTGGTTCGAGGCGCGTGACCGGTTCTACGTGAAGCTCTCCCGCCCGCGCCACAACCTCACCTCCGCCCACACCGTCTATTGGAACACGGAGGGACTGCGGAATTCCTTCCATCCCTTCGTCGTCTGGAGCCAGCAGGCGGACTACGGCTATGTCATCGGCACGCGCGGCGCCGTCAGCGGCGTCCGCACCGATGGCAACTACCCGGAGCGCAAGGAACGGACCGATCCGGTGGATGTCGTCGAAGGCATCGGGAAAGGTGACACGTTGCGCCCCGCCTCCCTGTTTGAGGACCAGCGGCGCAGGCGGTTGGGGAAATGACGGGATCGTTGCATTCGTCGGCAGGGACGGTTTTCCAAACCGTCAGGCTGGGTGGATGTCCATCATCCCATAATTCCGATTTTCCTGATGATCCCTCTGGTTCTTCCAAGGGAGCTGCGATGGGAAACAGGTCGCCGCAAGGCATGAGTCACTGCCCCCGCCTGACCACATGGAATGGGAGCGCAGCGGACATAGCGGCTATGCCGCAATGCGGTCCCTGCCCTGCAGCCGTTCCGCTACCCCCGGCTGCGGTCACACGATTTCCGAAAACTCCCTGACCTTTCAATCCGTGGTCCCAAAAGGAACCATCACTTCCTGCCGAAGGTGGCGAAGAGCGAGCTGAGATCCGCGGGCGCGGCGCGGTCCGCGGTGAGGATGGCGGCTTTCTGGAGGGAGACGATGTCGGAGATCCCCTTGCGGGACAGCTCCAGCATGGCGCTCATTTCCTCACCGGTGAAGGTGGCTTCCTCGCCGCTGCCCTGCACCTCGACGAACTCGGCGGTCTCCGTCATCACGACGTTGAAATCGACGGACGCGTCCTTGTCCTCCACGTAGTCCAGATCCAACACCGGGGTGCCCTGATAGACACCGGCGGACACGGCGGCGACGAGCTTCTTCATCGGGAAGTCGCGGATCTTTCCGGCTGCGAGCAGCTTGTTGAAAGCAATGGCCGCGGCCACACAACCACCGGTGATGGAGGCGGTGCGGGTACCACCGTCCGCCTGGAGCACGTCACAGTCGATCCACACCGTCCGCTGGCCGATCTTCTTCAGGTCGATCACGGAGCGGAGCGCACGGCCGATGAGCCTCTGGATCTCCATGGAGCGGCCGTCGATCTTGCCACGGGTGGCGTCGCGTTGCTTCCGCTCCAGGGTGGAGTAAGGCAGCATGGAATACTCCGCCGTCAGCCATCCGCCCTCCACCCGCTGGGCGCGCATCCAGCGCGGCACGTCATCCTCGATGGTGGCGGAGCAGATGACACGGGTGTCCCCGAAGGACACGAGGACGGAACCCGTCGCGTTCGGGGCGACGTTCGGAAAAAAGGAAATCGGGCGGAGTTGGTCGGGCTGGCGGCCGTCTGGACGGGTCATGCGGGAGTGAAGGCTATCCCCCGCCGCAGGTGCAACCCTGAACGCGGAAAACGGGCGATGGCAATGGTGCGTATCGCACGGAATCTTTGAAATTCCCGGTTTGCCATTTCGGCGGATGCCGCTAGTCTCCGCCCTTCCCCGTCACCCGGGGCCGTATCATGAAGAACCTGTTGTCCATCGAAGAACTCACCGCCGCTGACATCAACGCGCTGCTGGACAGCGCCGCCGTGCTCAAACGCGAGCGCGGCAGCCACACCGCGCAGCCACTCTCCGGACAGACCTGGGCGCTCATTTTCGCCAAGTCCTCCACCCGGACCCGCGTCTCCTTCGAGGTGGGCATCCGCGAGCTGGGGGGCTTCCCCATGTTCCTTTCCAAAAACGACATCCAGCTCGGACGCGGGGAGCCGATCAAGGACACCGCCCGCGTGCTCGGACGGATGGTCCACGGCGCGGTCATCCGGACCTACGCCCAGCAGGATGTGGTCGATTTCGCGGACTACTCCGGCCTGCCCACCATCAATGCCCTCACGGATGACGAGCATCCCTGCCAGATCCTGGCGGACCTGCTGACCATCCGCGAAAAACTCGGCGGCTGGGAAGGGAAGAAGGTAGCCTTCATCGGCGATGGTTTTTCCAACATGACCATCTCCTGGATGTGGGCGGCGAAGCACCTCGGCTTCCAGCTCGCGGTGGGGTCCCCGTCCGCCTGCCTGCCACCGGATTCCTTTCTGGCGAAGCTCGCCGCGCCGAACGTCACGGTTACTACGGATCCCGTAGCCGCCGCGAGGGGCGCGCACGTCATCAACACCGACGTCTGGCTTTCCATGGGCCAGGAGGACCAGAAGGAGAAGGAAGCGCAGTTCGCCGGATTCGAGGTGAATGATTCCATGCTTTTCGAGGCCGCTCCCGGCCACATCGTGCTGCACTGCCTGCCCGCCTACCGTGGCAAGGAGATCAGCGCGGAAGTGCTGGAACTCCACGCAGACACCATCTTCCAGCAGGCGGAGAACCGCCTGCACGCCCAGAAGGCCGTGCTGGTGGAGCTGGCGCGCTGAGGGACTGCATCACTGGGACCGCGGAACCCAGAACGAGTGGTAACGAGCTTCGCTCACTGGCGAAACCAAGCCGGATGGCCGGAGGCAATTTATTCCGCTTGGTTTCGCAAAGGCCAGATTCTCCGGGGCGGAATGAATTCCGCGGTCCCAGCAGAGCACTCACGCCGGGGGAAATGAGGCTTCATGCGTCACCGCTCCCGCCAGGTCCCGCACGGTGAGCTTCAGCGCGGCGGCATCCGCCACACCCTCGATCCACCGGGCGCGTTCCAACTGCGGGCCGCCGCCGACAAGCTGGGCATAGGGGAACTTTTCGCTCGCAGGCAGGTACTGCGCGTTATGGGTATGGCCGGAAATGACGACCTGCGTCTTCCACTCCACCAGCAGGTCATGCCAGGCGTCCCGGCTGCGCCTGCTGTAGTGGTCGAATCCACCGTTCGCGTAGTCCACGGTCTCCGGTTCATCCAGCCAGCGCAACGGGATGTGGCAGAAGACGACACGGTACTTCGCATCCCTGAATCCATCCGAGCGGATGACTTTCTCCAGCCACGCGGTCTGCACTTTCCGCAGTTCATCGAAGGCGACCCTGCCATGGAAGCTGGGATGTCCGTCCGGCTTGTCCTCGCCGGTGTGCAGGCAGATGACGGCCACGGGGCCGCTACGGAAAGCGCAGTAGGGAAGATCATCCGTCATGCCGACCATCTGCGGAACGCGGAAGCCGAATTTCCCACGCACGTCATGATTTCCCGGCACCAGGATCATCGGCCGTCCCTTCGTGATATCACGGCCGGCGGGATGGAGCAGCGTGGGGATCAGGATCTCCTCCTTCTTCCAGTCGTTGCAGGTATCCCCGTTCCAGATGAGGAAGTCCGCGGGCGGGGTCGCATCATCCAGTTTGGTGATCGTCTCGTTGCGCTCATGCGTGTCATTCCAGACGACAAAGCGCGTGGATGCCGCCGCGGCGTCCAGCGTCCGGAATTTTTTCCAATCCGTTTCCTCTTTCCGCGCATCTTCGGCGGACTCGACCACCGCCCTCACCTCATACTCCCGGCCCGGTTTCAGACCGGTGAGGTTGATCCGGAAAATCTCCGGCGACTGCGGCACGAAGCCCGCGCCGGTCATCGCTGCCTTTCCGTTGTCCCCGCCAGCTTCCCGCCACTCCAGCCATCCCCGGCAAAGTCCCGTAACCGCCCAGACGCCGAACACCCCATCCTCCCGCGGAGCCATGAGATTGAGCGGCGTCCGCATCAGCGGCCCGGCTGCCGGAGCCGCCAACTCCTGCCCGTGTGACAACGCCACACCCGTCCCGGCCATCCCGCCCAACGACTTCACGAGGAATCCCCTTCTCTTCATCCCGACACTACACCCGCCGCCGTCCGGTCGTATCAAGGAAATCCCCGTCTCCTTTGCCGTTTCCTTGCTTTCGGAAACCTGCTATTTTTCCGGCACCGCATGATCCAGCGCCGCAAGCCTCAGTACCCGGTTTCCCCACCGCTCCGGCAATATCTCTACCATTTCGACCGCCAGCGTGAGATCCCCGCGGTTTATGACGAGCTGCGCCGTTTCTCCGGAGCCATGCCCTACGAAGACCCCAGCGGCCGGGAAACGCTCTGGCTCACCGTCATGTATCCGCCGGAGGTGTTCGCCGAGCTGCGCCCGCGCCTGACCGCGATCTACACCGAACTGAAGCTGGGCCGTGACCATGAACAGCACGAGCACCTGCTGGTGGACCGCATCGACTACGGAAACTTCGGCAACTCGAAACCATTCCGCATCCGCATCACCAACCTGTTCAACGACAACTCGGACTACTTCTACGTCAAACAGACGGACGCCTCCCGCATCTACGGCCTCGAGCTGGAGCACATCCTCTCCCCCAGCCGCATCAACTATCTCGTCAGCGGGAACACCCTCATCGAGGAACACATCGCCGGCGTCCCCGGCGATGCCTTCCTCCGTGAATACCTCGACCACCCCGGCCTCAACAAGGTCCGCATCGCCAAGGAATTCACCAAATTCACCGAACGCTGCTTCATCCGCCTGCTGGGGGACATGCGCAGCGTGAACTACGTGGTGGACATCACCCCGGACTTCGAGGAGGTGCAGTACCGGGTCCGCGCGATCGACTTCGACCAGCAGTCCTACGAAGGGAACGGCCACATCTACCTGGCCTACCGCTTCACCTCGAACCGCAAGATCACCCGCCTCGCCTTCGAGGTGCTCAACCGCAAGTCCATCGACCAATACGCGGCGGAGGAACACGCCCAGATGGCCCGCCGGGCGAAGGTGGAAAGCAGCCGCCTGCGTGCCCTGCTGGGCATCATGCGGCGGGAGGACATCGCCCCGATCGAGCATGTCCATACGCTCGCACGGGACCTGGACAAGATGCACGGCACCTCCGGCTTCGGCGACCTCCAGTCGATGGGCGAACTGACGGCGATGCACGTTTCGCT
The nucleotide sequence above comes from Akkermansiaceae bacterium. Encoded proteins:
- a CDS encoding right-handed parallel beta-helix repeat-containing protein, encoding MASSLHLIALAALISGPLLTAQEDGKTWSSPLYGADWSATPALSFSEDKIIQDFSYAGYANGEKPIPDLAGAKRFDVVAGYGADPTGKTDSTAAIQKAIDAAAAAGGGVVDLPAGTYRVQPGEGNRYALCVRKNGIVIRGAGPEKTFLLNTATEMREKIIVLFQAPSKAEWNRREGPSTVITADLMGPSVEIPVADVSAFKAGGWAVIRNIPTKEWVMDHGETDWLGEENKIGSIQYHRRIVKVDAERKVLTIDVPTRYALKVRDKPQVYPKSGMLEQVGLEGLSIGNVQHPGKDGWKNLDFAAPEGDYTRRLAESRGLPEDFATTKKSAFDVHASYAVTMTNVLDGWIRDVNSFCAEGNTTGCHLLSNGIRMKESRNVTVERCHFQHPQYGGGGGNGYMFRMDSSNECLIRECRAEASRHGFSISGMGSSGNVIHRCLDKDTARQTGSTGSEVTEGRSSDHHQWFSHSNLIDHCTADNSWFEARDRFYVKLSRPRHNLTSAHTVYWNTEGLRNSFHPFVVWSQQADYGYVIGTRGAVSGVRTDGNYPERKERTDPVDVVEGIGKGDTLRPASLFEDQRRRRLGK
- the rph gene encoding ribonuclease PH; the protein is MTRPDGRQPDQLRPISFFPNVAPNATGSVLVSFGDTRVICSATIEDDVPRWMRAQRVEGGWLTAEYSMLPYSTLERKQRDATRGKIDGRSMEIQRLIGRALRSVIDLKKIGQRTVWIDCDVLQADGGTRTASITGGCVAAAIAFNKLLAAGKIRDFPMKKLVAAVSAGVYQGTPVLDLDYVEDKDASVDFNVVMTETAEFVEVQGSGEEATFTGEEMSAMLELSRKGISDIVSLQKAAILTADRAAPADLSSLFATFGRK
- the argF gene encoding ornithine carbamoyltransferase, which codes for MKNLLSIEELTAADINALLDSAAVLKRERGSHTAQPLSGQTWALIFAKSSTRTRVSFEVGIRELGGFPMFLSKNDIQLGRGEPIKDTARVLGRMVHGAVIRTYAQQDVVDFADYSGLPTINALTDDEHPCQILADLLTIREKLGGWEGKKVAFIGDGFSNMTISWMWAAKHLGFQLAVGSPSACLPPDSFLAKLAAPNVTVTTDPVAAARGAHVINTDVWLSMGQEDQKEKEAQFAGFEVNDSMLFEAAPGHIVLHCLPAYRGKEISAEVLELHADTIFQQAENRLHAQKAVLVELAR
- a CDS encoding metallophosphoesterase, producing MAPREDGVFGVWAVTGLCRGWLEWREAGGDNGKAAMTGAGFVPQSPEIFRINLTGLKPGREYEVRAVVESAEDARKEETDWKKFRTLDAAAASTRFVVWNDTHERNETITKLDDATPPADFLIWNGDTCNDWKKEEILIPTLLHPAGRDITKGRPMILVPGNHDVRGKFGFRVPQMVGMTDDLPYCAFRSGPVAVICLHTGEDKPDGHPSFHGRVAFDELRKVQTAWLEKVIRSDGFRDAKYRVVFCHIPLRWLDEPETVDYANGGFDHYSRRSRDAWHDLLVEWKTQVVISGHTHNAQYLPASEKFPYAQLVGGGPQLERARWIEGVADAAALKLTVRDLAGAVTHEASFPPA